GACGCCTTCTGGACCGATTCCGCACGGCAAACCTTGTCTTGCTGTATCGATTTGCTGGGGTTAGCGAAAGAAACGATCTCGTTCCCGAACATCGCCAAACTCCTGAATTCCGCCCCGACTTCTCAGGAAGAATTGGCGTCGGATGTCTGGCTGAAGAAATCTTACCTGAACGCGATCGTCGACCGGGCCACGGCGAACAAAACGCTGTCGGTCTCCCAGGAAACGGATTTGCTGGTGGCGGTGGAATATTTCCTGTCGCAGTTCCCGCGGATGGACGACCGCACCCGGAGCAACATCCTGGCCACGGTGAATTCCTTGACGTTCGTCTTCACCCGCGGGTTACTGGTCGAGCTATTCGGTTCGACCACGAATTTCGGTCCGCAGGACACGTTCGAGAAGGGTTCGATCATCGTTCTCGACTTGCCCGTGAAGACGTTTCTTGAAGCCGGGCAGTTCGCACAGATTCTTTTCAAAACCATCTGGCAGAAGGAGGTCGAAAGACGTGATGTGAGCCTCCACCCGCGGCCGGTAGTCATGTTTTGTGACGAATTTCAGAATTTCGTCACTCCCTATGACCCGATCTTCCAAAGTACGGCCCGGAGTGCGCGGGTTGCGAGTGTCGCTTTGACGCAGAACATCGATTCGATCATCAGCCGTTTTCCCGCCCATACCGGCCGGGCCGAGGCCGAAGCCCTGTTCGGGAATTACAACCTCAAAGTTTTCTCCGCCCAAGACCACGTCGGCACGAATGAATGGGCAAGCAAATCGATCGGCCAGGTTTGGCAGTATGTGACCAATACGAACGCTTCCCTCGGAGCGGAGAACGGTTCCCTGTCGGCCGGGTCCAGCCAGCAACTCAAATACCTCGTCGACCCGATCGAATTCGTTCGGCTCAGGAAGGGCGGGGAATCAAACAACTGCATGGTTGACAGCATCGTGTTTCGGAGCGGCAAACCCTTTGTTGCCAGTGGCGTGAACCACCTGCATGTGAGCCTCCCCCAAAACCTCCGGTGATGAAAGCCGGGAACGGAGAATCATCGTGAATAATCTTCCCCTGACGCTGCCGGGCGCACCCGCCCAGGCACCAATGGAATTCGACCTGCACCCGAATTTCTATTCCCAATTTGCACTCGGCTACCAGTTTCTTCCGCCCGGCCTCAAGACCGTCGTGTTCCTGGTGAAACTCATCGTGGAATGGTTCCTCAGCCGATTCGCGCTCCCGCTGGAGATCTGGCTCAGATCGGAGTGGGGGACTCGGGCAATCTCCCTGCTTCAACTCCTCCAGATGATCGGGTTGGGAATGATGGGCTTGGCGATCGGAAAACTCGATCTTTTTCTGGCCCTCTTCTGGTGCGGGGGAGCGGGTCTTGCGGTTTACCGCTTTTGGGAGTCGCGGAAGGCGGAAAGCACGCAAAAGCGGGCAGGCCTTCCGGTCGAACGGCATTCTTACTGGGCGGGCGAGCCGGTCTTATGGGCCCGGATCGCTCAGTATGTCGCCCGTAAGCGCTGGCGGGTCGGCAAATGGATCACTGAGGAATCGGTGGCCCGGTTCCTGGAACCGGCGACGGCACTGGTTTTCGCCCTGTTCTTCGGATGGCTTTGCCCGCTGTTCGGTTACGTGATGTGCTGTTCGGCTCTCGCTCTGCTCGTCAAGCGGCATCTGATCCACATGCGACACGTAAACATGGAGCGCGATCAGGCCGACGCCCTGGTCCTTGCTCAATACATGGGTCGGTCGCGTGGAGACCCAAAGGGCGCGTCACACATCCGTCATGTCGTCCGTCTCGCACCCGCCCCCTTTGCGCTGCCTGTCGATCCGAGGACGGTCACAAGCCGCAATGTGCCGCCCTCACCTGCTCCGGGAACCGAGTGGATCGCGGACTGGTTGCCAGAAACCAACGGGGAAGCTCCGCCGAGCCCCCCCATCCCCGTAAAGATCAAGGTCCCCTGTCCGAAATGCGGGCAGTCTTTGAAGACGTCGAGCCAAACGGCGGGCCACAAAGGAAAGTGCCCCAAGTGCGGGGAACGCTTCCTCGTCGGGAAATCGTGACGCTTAGCCCTACCAACGCAGCACGGGATTTCTTTGTCCTGAATTCTTGAGGGAGAAGTGATGAATGAAGCAGCCAAGCGCGTGGAGTCTGATTCGCCGGCCCTCCAAACGGCCAAGGCGAAAGCAGACGAACTCCGGGCGATCGCCCAGGATCTGAAACGGTCCAACATCGGACTGCCTAAAGAAGTACCCCTCCAACAGCTCGGGAATATTGCCCCAGCACCGACGATCGGGGGGACGAACCAAGAATCCCCCGCGTCCCGAGAAAAGTTGATCGAGAAGCCGGGTACAACACGCGACTTACCGGCCGCCGGATTCGGTGCTTCCGCTCCCGGTGACAAGCAACCAGTTGCGAACGCGGAAAAACAACACAATGTCGAAGGTGTGGGTAGGGATCTTCGCCAGAGCCAGGATCGAGAAACGGGGTCAGGTTCCGTGATCGAAAAGGTCAAAGAGATCAAAGGCATCACCCAGAAAGAAAGTCCGGGCGCGGACGCCGGGGCTCTAAAACCCACCCCGACGCCCAAATTACCCGATAAAGGCAGCCGAGAACGGTAGCCATTCGACCACCCGGTCACGCGGTTTTTGGGGGATCAAAACTGCGTGATTAACAGTCGATCCTCAACTCATTTACACGCGAAGGAGAACGAATGCGAGCCGAAACGACCTGGGCCAGGCTTCTGGCGGTGATTCTGGTGGCGGCCGGTATTTCGTTGCAGAGCTTGGTCTGGGCCTGCGAAATCGATCCGTGGGGTTTGGCAACCCGCTTGCTTCCGGCCGAAGGGGGTCCGATCCTCATCGCCTATTACGGACGGTTTCTGTGCCAAGCGATCGTGATGTTGACCCTCTTCCTAATTGCGGCCGTGATCGCGGACGCTCCCGAGGTCCGGCCGGCCGAGCGAAGGAGTTTTGCTCGGAATTGACGGGCCACCAGGGCCACGACTGGAAACGATGTGGAGGGGTGCAAAAGGCACTCCTCCCGGTTCCGGGACGGACGGGCCTTCGGAAATGTCCCAACTTCAGGCTTTCAGAATCGGAATGCCGTATTTGACGAGCATTTTGTCAGCGGTTACGAGTGTGAGTTCCTCGGCCTTCGCTTGAGCGACCAACATGCGGTCGAATGGGTCTTTGTGGATGGCAGGAAGTTCTTGGACGGCGAGGGCGTGGTCGTAGGTCAAGGAGAGCATCGAGAAATGCGACGCCGCGATAGCGGGTGCCAGAGGTTTTCCGACGTGAAGTTTCCCCAAAGATTGTTTGATGGCAATTTCGACGATTGAGATTGAAGAGACATAGACGGATCGGGTCGGATCGGTCATCGCGGCCCGGGCATCCGGACTCAAAATTTCCGGATTATCGAGCCACCACAAAAGCGTGTGGGTATCGAGTAGGACGGTCACGGCCGGCGATCCGGTGGAAAGATGTCGCCCTCATAGAACAGCCGTTCGATTTCGGGATCGGGCGCGTCGAAGTCAGGGGCCATCCAAATCTGCCCTTTTAACTGCCCTCCCTGCCTGGGTTGGAGCGG
This is a stretch of genomic DNA from Fimbriiglobus ruber. It encodes these proteins:
- a CDS encoding type IV secretory system conjugative DNA transfer family protein, which encodes MTINTIKAWNLLKPLLYFSEQDPFTIGDSCEGAFVFGQTGSGKSSGIGQSLAIAMLRAGYGGLVLSAKPGEAETWMKYARLTGRERDLVIVSPENRHRFNMLDFLYKSGGRGAGLTDNVVAIILEMLRVKDQSRGSGGDAFWTDSARQTLSCCIDLLGLAKETISFPNIAKLLNSAPTSQEELASDVWLKKSYLNAIVDRATANKTLSVSQETDLLVAVEYFLSQFPRMDDRTRSNILATVNSLTFVFTRGLLVELFGSTTNFGPQDTFEKGSIIVLDLPVKTFLEAGQFAQILFKTIWQKEVERRDVSLHPRPVVMFCDEFQNFVTPYDPIFQSTARSARVASVALTQNIDSIISRFPAHTGRAEAEALFGNYNLKVFSAQDHVGTNEWASKSIGQVWQYVTNTNASLGAENGSLSAGSSQQLKYLVDPIEFVRLRKGGESNNCMVDSIVFRSGKPFVASGVNHLHVSLPQNLR
- a CDS encoding type II toxin-antitoxin system VapC family toxin; translated protein: MTVLLDTHTLLWWLDNPEILSPDARAAMTDPTRSVYVSSISIVEIAIKQSLGKLHVGKPLAPAIAASHFSMLSLTYDHALAVQELPAIHKDPFDRMLVAQAKAEELTLVTADKMLVKYGIPILKA